The following are encoded together in the Drosophila takahashii strain IR98-3 E-12201 chromosome X, DtakHiC1v2, whole genome shotgun sequence genome:
- the Flad1 gene encoding uncharacterized protein Flad1 isoform X1, giving the protein MSRWVSLVTSSLLLARARPRPRPLNTMNASKANNNIQNNIITQKKHLFAEKRSMMTSSGSGSSKDLSNIPREIPPADRLAIEERQRKAFEFFAQTLQIYGVEELIFCFNGGKDCTVLLDLLMRFLRQESISSGDIPMLYIKSGDSFPEIDHFVDRCVRNYRVQLVEYEGSLKEALTHMSADMPRIRAVFVGSRNTDPYCQHLAPMQPTDNDWPPMMRLNPLLEWSYHDVWHYIHLNSVPYCSLYDRGYTSIGNRSNTIPNPHLRRPESECDCACACSCDPGGYRPAWELEDPTLERAGRLPRK; this is encoded by the exons CCACTAAACACAATGAACGCCTCcaaagccaacaacaacatccaAAACAACATAATAACCCAGAAAAAGCATTTGTTTGCGGAGAAGCGTAGCATGATGACGTCATCGGGATCAGGATCATCGAAGGATCTTTCTAATATTCCCCGGGAAATTCCCCCCGCCGACCGCCTGGCCATCGAGGAGCGGCAGCGAAAGGCCTTCGAATTCTTCGCGCAGACCCTGCAAATCTACGGCGTCGAGGAGCTGATCTTCTGCTTCAACGGCGGCAAGGACTGCACCGTCCTCCTCGATCTCCTCATGCGCTTCCTGCGCCAGGAGAGCATCTCCAGCGGCGACATTCCCATGCTGTACATCAAGTCGGGTGACTCCTTCCCGGAGATCGATCACTTTGTGGACAGATGCGTCCGCAACTATCGCGTCCAGCTGGTGGAGTACGAGGGCTCGCTCAAGGAGGCCCTCACCCACATGTCCGCCGACATGCCGCGCATCCGGGCCGTCTTCGTAGGCAGCCGGAACACGGATCCCTACTGCCAGCACCTGGCGCCCATGCAG CCCACGGACAACGACTGGCCGCCGATGATGCGCCTGAATCCCCTGCTGGAGTGGAGCTACCACGACGTCTGGCACTACATCCACCTGAACTCGGTGCCCTACTGCAGTCTGTACGATCGGGGCTACACCTCGATCGGCAATCGATCCAACACGATTCCCAATCCGCACCTCAGACGCCCGGAATCGGAGTGCGACTGTGCCTGTGCCTGCTCCTGCGATCCGGGTGGCTACCGACCCGCCTGGGAGCTCGAGGATCCCACCCTGGAGCGTGCCGGTCGCCTGCCCAGGAAGTAG
- the Flad1 gene encoding uncharacterized protein Flad1 isoform X2, producing the protein MSRWLVTSSLLLARARPRPRPLNTMNASKANNNIQNNIITQKKHLFAEKRSMMTSSGSGSSKDLSNIPREIPPADRLAIEERQRKAFEFFAQTLQIYGVEELIFCFNGGKDCTVLLDLLMRFLRQESISSGDIPMLYIKSGDSFPEIDHFVDRCVRNYRVQLVEYEGSLKEALTHMSADMPRIRAVFVGSRNTDPYCQHLAPMQPTDNDWPPMMRLNPLLEWSYHDVWHYIHLNSVPYCSLYDRGYTSIGNRSNTIPNPHLRRPESECDCACACSCDPGGYRPAWELEDPTLERAGRLPRK; encoded by the exons CCACTAAACACAATGAACGCCTCcaaagccaacaacaacatccaAAACAACATAATAACCCAGAAAAAGCATTTGTTTGCGGAGAAGCGTAGCATGATGACGTCATCGGGATCAGGATCATCGAAGGATCTTTCTAATATTCCCCGGGAAATTCCCCCCGCCGACCGCCTGGCCATCGAGGAGCGGCAGCGAAAGGCCTTCGAATTCTTCGCGCAGACCCTGCAAATCTACGGCGTCGAGGAGCTGATCTTCTGCTTCAACGGCGGCAAGGACTGCACCGTCCTCCTCGATCTCCTCATGCGCTTCCTGCGCCAGGAGAGCATCTCCAGCGGCGACATTCCCATGCTGTACATCAAGTCGGGTGACTCCTTCCCGGAGATCGATCACTTTGTGGACAGATGCGTCCGCAACTATCGCGTCCAGCTGGTGGAGTACGAGGGCTCGCTCAAGGAGGCCCTCACCCACATGTCCGCCGACATGCCGCGCATCCGGGCCGTCTTCGTAGGCAGCCGGAACACGGATCCCTACTGCCAGCACCTGGCGCCCATGCAG CCCACGGACAACGACTGGCCGCCGATGATGCGCCTGAATCCCCTGCTGGAGTGGAGCTACCACGACGTCTGGCACTACATCCACCTGAACTCGGTGCCCTACTGCAGTCTGTACGATCGGGGCTACACCTCGATCGGCAATCGATCCAACACGATTCCCAATCCGCACCTCAGACGCCCGGAATCGGAGTGCGACTGTGCCTGTGCCTGCTCCTGCGATCCGGGTGGCTACCGACCCGCCTGGGAGCTCGAGGATCCCACCCTGGAGCGTGCCGGTCGCCTGCCCAGGAAGTAG
- the Flad1 gene encoding uncharacterized protein Flad1 isoform X3, producing MNASKANNNIQNNIITQKKHLFAEKRSMMTSSGSGSSKDLSNIPREIPPADRLAIEERQRKAFEFFAQTLQIYGVEELIFCFNGGKDCTVLLDLLMRFLRQESISSGDIPMLYIKSGDSFPEIDHFVDRCVRNYRVQLVEYEGSLKEALTHMSADMPRIRAVFVGSRNTDPYCQHLAPMQPTDNDWPPMMRLNPLLEWSYHDVWHYIHLNSVPYCSLYDRGYTSIGNRSNTIPNPHLRRPESECDCACACSCDPGGYRPAWELEDPTLERAGRLPRK from the exons ATGAACGCCTCcaaagccaacaacaacatccaAAACAACATAATAACCCAGAAAAAGCATTTGTTTGCGGAGAAGCGTAGCATGATGACGTCATCGGGATCAGGATCATCGAAGGATCTTTCTAATATTCCCCGGGAAATTCCCCCCGCCGACCGCCTGGCCATCGAGGAGCGGCAGCGAAAGGCCTTCGAATTCTTCGCGCAGACCCTGCAAATCTACGGCGTCGAGGAGCTGATCTTCTGCTTCAACGGCGGCAAGGACTGCACCGTCCTCCTCGATCTCCTCATGCGCTTCCTGCGCCAGGAGAGCATCTCCAGCGGCGACATTCCCATGCTGTACATCAAGTCGGGTGACTCCTTCCCGGAGATCGATCACTTTGTGGACAGATGCGTCCGCAACTATCGCGTCCAGCTGGTGGAGTACGAGGGCTCGCTCAAGGAGGCCCTCACCCACATGTCCGCCGACATGCCGCGCATCCGGGCCGTCTTCGTAGGCAGCCGGAACACGGATCCCTACTGCCAGCACCTGGCGCCCATGCAG CCCACGGACAACGACTGGCCGCCGATGATGCGCCTGAATCCCCTGCTGGAGTGGAGCTACCACGACGTCTGGCACTACATCCACCTGAACTCGGTGCCCTACTGCAGTCTGTACGATCGGGGCTACACCTCGATCGGCAATCGATCCAACACGATTCCCAATCCGCACCTCAGACGCCCGGAATCGGAGTGCGACTGTGCCTGTGCCTGCTCCTGCGATCCGGGTGGCTACCGACCCGCCTGGGAGCTCGAGGATCCCACCCTGGAGCGTGCCGGTCGCCTGCCCAGGAAGTAG
- the Coq8 gene encoding atypical kinase COQ8B, mitochondrial yields the protein MSRSAQEAAALLRGLRILLEACGREHLAHGRHLWSNSSIRELIASNAAHATQLARNTGRNPTEELRKLQQSLQETGERGYVVAQGICSLLQTKMQMSQGDSGQQPSAEPGKPLGKPQNQGNFDAANLDISSITLQEFEEILSRRNKDRNVSLRTPATQGSQKQPEQPPGIIQDTEYVNNVLRFVAGAKTQEEEQVPPIETPQLSQVAKQRKVPSSRLGRMASFGGLFAGLGIGTLNELTKGALGLGGSTSMREALLSPANAERIVDTLCKVRGAALKIGQILSIQDSSVVSPQLAKAFERVRQAADYMPDWQVERVMNTQLGADWRQRLQTFEEKPFAAASIGQVHRATLKGDGMPVAIKIQYPGVAQSIESDIDNLVGMLKVWDVFPQGFFIDNVVRVAKRELQWEVDYEREAEYTEKFREMIAPYPEYYVPRVVRDLTTSSVLTTELVPGVPLDKCFDLSYQHRAHIAASVLKLCLRELFEIECMQTDPNWSNFLYDAPSRRLMLIDFGSTRFYRHEFIRNYRRVIMSAAEDNRQGVLEMSRQMGFLTGYETKQMEQAHVDAVMILGEIFRYDGEFDFGRQNTTERLAALVPTMVAHRLCPPPEEIYSIHRKLSGIFLLCARLNVRMNCVPFYKEIVLGKFKD from the exons ATGTCGCGATCCGCCCAAGAAGCGGCCGCTCTGCTGCGCGGACTGCGGATTCTGCTGGAGGCGTGTGGGCGGGAGCACCTCGCCCACGGTCGTCACCTGTGGAGCAACTCGAGCATTCGTGAGCTCATCGCCTCGAATGCCGCACACGCCACACAGCTGGCGAGGAATACGGGCAGAAATCCCACGGAGGAGCTGCGAAAACTGCAGCAATCCCTGCAAGAAACCGGCGAACGTGGCTACGTGGTGGCCCAGGGCATCTGCTCGCTGCTCCAGACCAAAATGCAGATGTCACAAGGGGATTCAGGGCAACAGCCGTCGGCTGAACCCGGAAAACCTCTAGGGAAACCCCAAAATCAAGGAAATTTCGATGCCGCCAACCTGGACATCTCCTCCATCACTTTGCAGGAGTTCGAGGAGATCCTGTCGCGCAGGAACAAGGATCGCAACGTTAGCCTGCGCACGCCAGCTACCCAGGGAAGCCAAAAGCAGCCGGAGCAGCCACCGGGAATCATCCAGGACACCGAGTATGTGAACAATGTGCTGCGCTTTGTGGCGGGTGCAAAAacccaggaggaggagcaggttcCTCCCATAGAAACACCCCAGCTGAGCCAGGTGGCCAAGCAGCGCAAGGTGCCCTCTTCGCGGCTGGGCAGGATGGCCTCCTTTGGCGGTTTGTTTGCCGGTCTGGGCATTGGAACCCTCAACGAACTGACCAAGGGAGCACTTGGTCTGGGCGGCTCCACCAGCATGCGGGAGGCTCTACTGAGCCCGGCGAACGCCGAACGCATTGTGGACACGCTGTGCAAGGTGCGAGGAGCCGCGCTAAAGATTGGCCAGATACTAAGCATCCAGGACTCGAGTGTTGTGTCCCCGCAACTGGCCAAAGCCTTCGAGCGAGTGCGTCAGGCGGCGGATTACATGCCCGATTGGCAGGTGGAGCGCGTGATGAACACCCAGCTGGGCGCCGATTGGCGGCAGCGTCTCCAGACGTTCGAGGAGAAGCCCTTTGCCGCCGCCTCCATTGGCCAGGTGCATCGGGCAACGCTCAAAGGCGATGGAATGCCCGTGGCCATCAAGATACAATATCCCGGGGTGGCCCAGAGCATCGAGAGCGATATTGATAACCTGGTGGGCATGCTCAAGGTCTGGGATGTCTTCCCGCAGGGCTTCTTCATCGACAATGTGGTGCGCGTGGCCAAGAGGGAGCTGCAATGGGAGGTGGACTACGAACGCGAGGCGGAATATACGGAGAAGTTCCGCGAGATGATCGCCCCCTACCCGGAATACTATGTTCCCCGGGTGGTGCGCGATCTGACCACCTCGAGTGTCCTGACCACCGAACTGGTGCCGGGAGTTCCCCTCGACAAGTGCTTTGATTTGAG CTACCAACATCGTGCCCACATAGCCGCCTCCGTGCTGAAGCTCTGCCTGCGCGAGCTCTTCGAGATCGAGTGCATGCAGACGGATCCCAATTGGTCAAACTTCCTGTACGATGCGCCCAGCCGGCGGCTCATGCTGATCGACTTTGGCTCGACGCGCTTCTACCGGCACGAGTTCATCCGGAATTATAGGCGTGTCATAATGAGCGCCGCCGAGGATAATCGCCAGGGAGTTTTGGAGATGTCCCGCCAAATGGGCTTCCTCACGGGCTACGAAACCAAGCAGATGGAGCAGGCCCACGTGGATGCCGTGATGATTCTGGGCGAGATCTTTCGCTACGACGGCGAGTTCGATTTCGGAAGGCAGAACACCACCGAGCGACTGGCCGCCTTGGTGCCCACCATGGTGGCCCATCGGCTGTGTCCGCCGCCCGAGGAGATCTACTCCATCCATCGCAAGCTGTCGGGGATCTTCCTGCTGTGCGCGAGGCTCAATGTGCGCATGAATTGCGTGCCCTTCTACAAGGAGATCGTGCTGGGGAAATTCAAGGACTAA
- the LOC108056438 gene encoding uncharacterized protein, with product MKKFMKTEKEVKNKDEVFRRECEPEVECSSAEEEEEGEEHSSEAAEEIPWNEMNREMGEMNRTLDEMQAQLAIDPHEDPKLQEAEGLDPEDTRWLILNGSRDANVRSLQLNNLRLRRQLDALIRCSELGNGRMFALDRLFIRQRRQLVTCRQEHERVLSFHLTKQLEAGKCLQRYRHARDLYASWRELFKMGRHLKEAYKKILERTQTRLEYVEFKKRALDEITMVHEMCLGTTRHLLSRVREVELGLSPLGIAHRTQSMVSRRQGSQASAGAGGRNSEMHRLEEQRGGRPVLVMDTCWQRRSFRTVRFARGELLQLPVVVPPVEDTWYGKMQYMLLHPPKSR from the coding sequence ATGAAGAAATTCATGAAGACCGAAAAGGAGGTCAAAAACAAGGACGAGGTGTTCCGCCGGGAATGTGAGCCGGAGGTCGAGTGCTCCTCggcggaagaggaggaggagggcgaGGAGCACTCATCGGAGGCCGCCGAGGAGATTCCCTGGAATGAGATGAATCGAGAGATGGGCGAGATGAACCGCACGCTGGACGAGATGCAGGCCCAGCTGGCCATCGATCCCCACGAGGATCCCAAGTTGCAGGAGGCGGAGGGTCTGGACCCAGAGGACACCCGCTGGCTGATCCTCAACGGGAGCAGGGATGCGAATGTGAGGAGCCTCCAGCTGAACAACCTTCGCCTGCGCCGCCAGCTGGACGCACTCATCCGCTGCTCGGAGCTGGGAAATGGCAGGATGTTCGCCCTGGATCGCCTATTTATCCGGCAGAGGAGGCAGCTGGTCACCTGTCGCCAGGAGCACGAACGGGTGCTCTCCTTCCACCTGACCAAGCAGCTGGAGGCGGGCAAGTGCCTGCAGCGGTATCGCCATGCCCGGGATCTCTACGCCAGTTGGCGGGAGCTCTTCAAGATGGGTCGCCACCTGAAGGAGGCCTACAAGAAGATCCTGGAGCGCACCCAGACCCGGCTGGAGTACGTGGAGTTCAAGAAGCGGGCGCTGGACGAGATCACCATGGTGCATGAGATGTGCCTGGGCACCACGCGGCATCTGCTGAGTCGCGTGAGGGAGGTGGAATTGGGCCTCAGTCCACTGGGCATCGCCCATCGCACCCAGTCGATGGTCTCGCGGCGCCAGGGAAGCCAGGCATCCGCAGGCGCCGGTGGGCGGAACAGTGAGATGCATCGGCTGGAGGAGCAGCGCGGCGGAAGACCTGTCCTCGTGATGGACACCTGCTGGCAGCGGCGATCCTTCCGCACCGTTCGCTTCGCCCGCGGGGAGCTCCTCCAGCTGCCGGTGGTCGTGCCGCCCGTCGAGGACACCTGGTACGGCAAGATGCAGTACATGCTGCTCCACCCACCAAAATCTAGATAG